Genomic DNA from Nicotiana tabacum cultivar K326 chromosome 21, ASM71507v2, whole genome shotgun sequence:
TTTGTTGTATAATGTCCTCCAATTGCTCCATCATGGCAATGATGCAGAATTTTATTTATCTCTTCTTCGGATACACAccttctaatgatattatctgcaCAGATTTTAAACAAGTAAGGTTCGTTCCACAAATAATACTTAGCATAAGTTATAAGCTTTTTTCTTTGCTGGTAAGAGATATCTTAGGCATCCAGTTTCCAACAAAGTAATTTGCAATATCCACAAACCAGGGTGGTTGAGTAACAACTGAGTCGACAGAAAAAATATGCTCATTGGGAAACTCTTTATTTATATCACAAGACTCAAGAAGAGGGTTTTCTAATTTTGTAACGATCCGGGCggttattttatgtatttgagcccCATTTTCTTATTTGATGCTCCTCGACTAtgtatttgttgttatttgacttgcggggatggttggtatGATTTTGGAAAAGGgtttggagtgaattggaacgTTTAGTTCtatggttggaagcttaagttataagaatTGATTGAGGGTTGACTTTGgtataaatgacctcggattgatgatttgattgttccaataggttcgtatggtaattctggacttaggcgtatgtttgaaatttgatttggatgttcctaggttgatttggctctaactgacgaaagttggaaatttgaaggtttagataGTTCATTGGTTTGACGGGAGTTTATTTTGAGGCTATCAGGGTAGAATTGttgttccgaaagttggaataggttcattgtgtcatttaaaacttgtgtgtaaaatttgggggattCCGAGTTGGTTAGACGTGGTTCAACATgagttttgaaagttaaaagttgattaattcattaagcttgaattgaggtgtgattcgttgatttgatgttattatgtgtgatttgagacctctagGGGGCTCGGGAGTATTTCAAATGAATTTTGGGTCATTTAAGCTTGGTTGCATTGCTGAAGTTTTGCTGGTGTCTGGTATGCTTCGCGATCACGGAGAtggtctcgcgatcgcgaaggctaatTTTGGGGAAGTAGCATTttgctctttgcgttcgcgattaGTGCACCGCATTCGCAAAGCTTTGTTAGCAGTGGCATTCGCGTTTGCGATCGGGGCTTTGCATTCGCATAGAGGAAGGCAACTGGGGGTTGGCCAGGCatttggcctttgcgttcgcgtaaAGGAAACTGTGTTTTCGTAGGCCTGGAGTGGGTAGTTTATCGCGTTCGCGGGCtgtacatcgcgttcgcgatgggtatTTCTGGGGCTGAAATTGGttgtgtttcgcgaacgcgaggcttggACCGCGTTCGGGGTATTACTCGGCAGATTTTTAAAGACTTGTATTTTGGAGCTTATAtgcattatttcatattttaagcCCTAGACTTGGAGATGACGATTTTTGAAAGGGATTTTCACACCAAGCAAGAGGACAAGTGATTTCTACTtggtattaaaattataatttgtTTACCTAAGGATTATTACACATAGATTATGGGTTTTTTaggtaaaatttggggattttgattATGATTTTAGAGAGTGAGAAATAGAGATTTGAACCccgattcggagtcgaatttggaTTAAACTTGTATATTTGAACTCATTTTTGAATGAGTAATCgggatttatgatttttttttcgtGTACCAGAAGGCAGGcacgggttgactttttaattgattttttgctATTCGAATAAGATTGAAGCTTTAATACTTGGAATCGATTTCTATAGtcatatttgatgttattgagttatgttttactagatttgagccgtttggaggctgattcgcgtgggaagggctttttggagtattAATTTGAGCACTTTGAGACAAATAACATGTctaaacttggtttgagggtaATTTTCCTATTGGCTATGATATTTGAGATAGGTTAGTGGTGACGCatgtgctaggtgacgggcgtatgtgCATACACCGGGGTTATTCATGATTCGGGTAGACTTTAGGCTATTTTGTGCTTTATTTTGCTATCAAAACCCGTTATTTCCGTATTTTCTCTACTTGTATGACTACTTGAGTGATTATTCATGCTAGGAATCATGTCTAGACTATGTGCTTATCTGTTTCAGACATAATAGGACTATTCTTGCTATATTGAGATATTAGCCTTAATTATGGTCATACTCTTAGTCATAATGCTTTATCCGCGTACTATATTGTTGTCTCTATGAATACTTTATTTGCTATCTGAATATTTGAGACTTGAGCAGTTGATGACTGAGTTTGGACCGTGGAGCGGATTTGGTATTAATTATGAGATGACGCGTACACCAAACCTCACATTGGGCTTAGTGGTATTGATTATGTGGTGACGCGTGCGCCAGGCACATGTCGGGATATGTGATATTAATCACTGACTTATATCTAATCAACGCTTGGGCAAGAACCCGCCCCTCCGAAGTCGGGTAATAACCGTGGCACATGCACATCATAACTTTTCGTTGATGTACGCTTTCAAGCTTAACcgaattttaataattaaataccaaaatcaatatgaAACCTAAATAATAATATGTTCTatctaattttaaaaattacagATAAAATActatttcaaattcgaaaaagatataagagtttaatagatcttaacatatgaatatggaaggatgaagagattgacgcatttcaataacacttgataagaaagtgatgaaATGGGTTAGAATCAAccattatttaaagtaaataaaaatgattGTACTttatagttctattaaatattacatctcATGAGGATCACAAATATTTCGAGATATTTGGCCTACATTTTCTATCTGCCATGGGAACAAGAAGACAATCTTCTGCTACATAAAGAAAATAAGCTAAACCAAATGGGCATTCCACATTTTATCTCTCCGCCAGACTTCCTCCTATTGCCTCAGATATGGCTGCAAGTTGATGACCCACACCTTTATCCAGCCGCATGCCTTCATTATTAGGTTTACATATGTTAAAGATGTTGCGGTACACCGTATATCAAGGAGCTGCCTTATTGAGAATTCGCAGATATGATGGAGCTGATGAACGTATATCATGACCTTTAAGATCACGACTCCTCAGCATCCAATACTCCGTTACTCAACCAGTCCGAGGTGAAAACAGAATGACAACCCGTTAGAACAGTGAAAACTCACAGTTGTCAAACAAAATGTTGTTTAAGAAAAGACTAACTTAAAAAGGAGATCTGTTATAAACTGGCTTCAAAAAGTCTGGAGAATGCAGTCTCCAAGTTACTTAAGTCCATAAATGATTTCCTGATGATCCATACACATCATCTCCATATGACCTGCCTTTTTTTCCTTATTATGTTTTGGACGGTGGTGTTGAGAAACAAGCGACAAGAAAAAGCTTGTCACCAGTAGGGCATGTCACGTTAATGAACTGTCAAATACCTGACCACAGTCACCCAAATGATCTCTGACTTCAAATAACCAAGGGGAGAACATATTGAATAGGATTATGATCAACAACAATTGAAGATACCTTATCTCTACTTCAGAAAGTCAGTGGAGGCAGGATTTGTTCGAACTTTAGCAGAGAGTCGGAGAACAGTACCTGCATAGACCAAATTATAACAAGAATATTCTGCAAACTCTTAGTCTCAAAGATGGAAAAAGTTTCAGCTATGCTATTGCAATTTGCTGGCATATGGACGTACTGGTTGTGAAATTTGCAAAAGAAACTAAGAAGTTAAAGCATCAGATAGATACTTCTAGACATTAATGCTGAAGCGACTAGGACAATTCAAGCAGCACTCTTCTACCTATATTTCACAATTGGCCTTCTTTATAGTAATGCTGAAGCTCCGCTGTGATTTATGCAAGACTTCAACTCTAGTCATCTTGCTAGAGCACATAAGCTGCAGAAGTAATCCAAACATAAAGGCTAAGCAATAGCAACTGGATAGCCGAAACAAATTAATTGAACAGACTGCAGATGAAGCTCACTAGATAGCCCTAGTGCATTAAAACAGAATAAACAAAGGAATGCCAAATACCTATTCTGACAGATCAGTGTCAGTATAACAGTGGACCACCTCGTGAGCTGCAGAATAATTCTTGTAACCACCTTGTATGACGAATATATTAAAGGATATTAAACGCAGAAATAGCCTTCAAAAGGTAGAAGTGACCAAAGTTCAAGCTGCAGATGTATCAGATAGCCTGATTTCAATCATTGAAGCTGGTTTAAGCTAGAGAACGACCCTCATGGAGACCTCATCTCCAGCAAGCAAGATAAATGTTCCCAGTGTAAAATTGATCAGCTTTTCGTCTTTCTACAGCAATActtatcttcttttctttttcttctttcttaaaGCATTTAGCTTCTCGCTCACGACTGCCAATCCTTCACATAAGGCTTCGGTGCTTGAATATTCACCTGCCAATCCTCTCTCTTGCAGATCACTTAGAAGACTTTCACCCTTTGCAAGATCGTTTGCAGAACAGACGGCATTGACAAGAACTGTAAAAGTTGTAACATTGGGACACAGACCCCTCTCTTTCAGCTCCTCATAGAGATCAAAAGCATGATCAATACAGCCACCAGCACAAAGGCCTGTTATCAGGACATTGTAAACAATAACATCTGCCTTTGCACCATGAAGGTCCATTGTAGCTTTCAATTTTAAGGCCTCAGAGACCTTAGAACTTTTGCAAAGTCCATGCATAACAGTTGTGAATGTGGCAACAGTTGGAATCAGATGCACCCGAAGCATACATTCAAGAACCAGCATTGCTTCCTCCATCTTCCCACGATGCACAAGCCCCCGTATAATCGCACCCTCAGCTACATTACGGGAGCTAACGCCTAGCAACTCCATTTCATCTTTTACTTTGAATGCTCCTTTTACATCTCCAACTTTACACATACTAGTAATTAGATTACTATATTGTCTGTCAATTGGGATGAAACCCTCTACGAACATTTTATGCAATAGACGACGTGAATTTTCGAAGTCCAATGTTCTTTTCAGTCCCTTAAATATTGAGTTGTAAGTGTCTCCATCAGGAGAAACACCAACGGTAGTCATTAAAGTAAGTAGATCAAGGGCCTTCTTCATCTCACCCCTTTCACTATATTTACTGATAATCATGTTGAATGTGAATTTATCTGCCACTGTTCCTCCCACAATAATCTTTATCATAAACTTAACTCCAATATCCAGCATGCTCGACTCACAGAGTCCACGAATCACATAATGGCATGTTAATTTATCTGGAGCAAAACCTTTTTTTCTAAGTGACTGATATAACTTAGAGCACTCAGATATGTTTTTCGGTCTCGAGTAGCCTCGTAATAGAATATTATATGTAGCCAAGGAAGGCATTTGATTTCTCTGTCTCATTGTAGAAATGAAACTGCTCACCTTATCCATTTGTCCATGTTTTATGTAACCATCCATCATCACATTCAGTGCCACGGTATCTGGGCTAAGTCCATTCCTCGTCATCTCATCATAGAAGTAACGGGCAACCTTAGGCAAGCCACTCTTGAAAAGTCCATCAATGATACACGTATACATGATCCGGTTTGAAGAGGGGTCTCCTTTATTCAATGCTCTTCCCAACAGAAGAATTGCAGCAACCAACTTATCCTTCCCACACAAGCCAGCTAAGAGATTGGTGTATGTATGACTATCAGGGAGCACGTTTTTCTGAACCATCTCATCGATAAGgattaatgccatgtggaagtGGCCTAACTTACAGATCTCAGCCAGCAATGAGTTGTAGACAACACCAGTAGCCCAGCAAATTCCACGGAGTTTATCAAAAAATCCAAGTGCCTCTGTAAGGTTTCCTCCTCTGCATATTCCCTTTAGTAAGCTTGCATAGGTGTACAAGCTAGGCTGACTACCCAAGTTAATCATTTCGTCAAACCAGGATAGTGCTTTTAACCCTTCACCTGCACTTGCATAGCAGTCAATAACAGAAGTAAAAGCACTAGAACTGGGAACAAGACCAATCTCATGCATGTGACGCATGAAATCCTCTGCCTCTCTTACTCTTCCACATGTACAAAGAGAAGATATTAGTGAGTTGCATATGAAAGTGCTAGGACTATGGCCTGATTTTTGCATCATTGCATAGATTCTGATTGCTTTTAGGGGATCTTGCTGCTTACAAAAGTTGTAGATCAAAGTAGAGTATACCACATCGTTTGGAAAAACTCCAAACCTGTACATCTTACTTAATATCTCCATTGCTGCATTTAGCATTCCAGCTTTACAAAATCCATTTAGAAGCACCGAGTATGCAACAACATCAAGACATATACCCCTTTCAAACATTTCCTCAAGTAAATGTACAACTTCTCCAAGTGACCCCATTTTGCACATCCCTTCTATTAGCATTGTATATGCAATATGATTAGGAGATAATCCATccaacttcatcttcttgagAATATTTCTTGCAGAATCCAATATGCCATGCTTGCAGAAACCATTCAAGAGAGCCCCATAACTAACTTCATTGGGCCGTAAACCTCTTGCTTCCATTTCATTCAGCATTTCTTGAGCCTCTTTAAGATTGCCTGCTCGACAATGCCCGTCAACCAAAGCATTGAAAGTGATACAATTTGGTGAAAGATTTAACTTCAACATCTCATGAAAAATCTTCATTGCAACATCAATCTTACCCTCTTTCACAAACCCGTTAATAAGAGTGTTATAGGTGATATGATTTGGAACAATCAATCTCTTCCTCATCTTCCTCAATACTAAATAACCTTTAGAACTCCTATTATTCCTACATAAGTCATCTATAAACATATTGTACGTACAAACATCAGCCTCAAGACCCTTAGAATTCATGCAATCGATCAATTCTAAAGCGGTCTTATACCTGCCCATTTTGCAATACCAATTAAGCAAAGTATTATAAGTAACCACATCAGGCTTATAACCACTCTCTACCATCTTTGCAAGAAAACAACTTGCTCTCTCGACCTTTCCTTTGGCACAAAGAACTTGTAAAAGTATATTGAATGTACCAACATTAGGGCAAACACGTTTAGCAAGCATTTCTTTGAAAAACGACCATACACACTCAGCATTCCGCTGCTTCCCCATCGCTGCTAAGAGCATATTACAAGTGTAAACCGACGGTTTAAATGCTCGAGAGCTCATCAAATGGAAAATCTGAAGAGCATCTTTAAGTGTACCTTTTCTGACATAAACCCtaattaaaatatcaaaaacagaAGGGTTCGAACTACAAAGACGATATGTATCCATAAGAGACTCAAAAACAGAACTTGGCGTAACACCCATGTCAGATAAATGCCTCAAAATTGACTTAACATAGTCATGCATTCTAGCTCTAACGAGTATGTGGGTAGTTATACCATACATGTGAATAATGTGACTGAATTCTAAACCGGGTTGCTTAATAAACCAGCTCAAAAATTTCAAAGCTAGCTTCCCATGAATTGGCCTCAGTGAAGCCATTTTATAACCCATATGATTTAGCGAGTCCCAACGGTTCAGGGTTAGAATAGTGTAGATGCTCTTCTCCATTTTTTCACCTGTTCacacatatatacataaacttaaaaacatatagatgaaaaaaaacattgaaaataGAGTAAGGGGGAGAGTACTTGCTGCTTGGGTGTTCACTGGATAATTATTTGCTGTGCGAACCATTTTAGAGAACCCCGTTTGAGAGAAAGCTCTAAACCGCGAACGCATCGCATCGATGGTTAATTTTGTATTTGACTTTTGGTGTAGCGGTGCTGTTTTTGTGCTATATTCTGCGGAAGCCAAATGGAAAATGGTACTGCCAGCTGATGAATTGTATTGGAATGAAACTCTAAGCCAAAAACTGTGTTTACATAAACAAATGTCATAAAGCGGGCGGAGTGCTATTTTAGAATTTTATAACACAGCTAAATTATCAATTTGCTTCAGCTGCAATTACTATCTGGCCGTAAGAGTAGTATTATTGTTAGATCGTGATAATGGAGCCTAGTGCAGATATGAACTGCTTtatccgaaaaatcggataaagtAGAATTTATATATGGTTCTAAGGGCAAGTAGATTCTTCTGATATAAGAATAACAATGCACGTATTTATGTTGCGAAAATAGGAGATGATGAACAAAGATATTAGGTGAACTTAGAAAGATAAACACAAAGAATTCTTGttctgctctccaaaaatgtgttcTATTACAAACTCGCcccctttatagccaaggattgTTACTTTATCTATAGCAACATAATGGAATAAATATttactagtggaggacccatgatggtatgTCTCCTCCTTAATTCCCGCAGAGATTCCCTcctttggtgcggttgtaacaacttttgtctgtgagctcgataccgCTTCAAGCTCGATACCGAATCGGAACCTCGGTCTTGATTTCGAGCTAGGTGGTCACTTTCGGGCATCGATGCTCGAGATCTGTATCGACCGATGTTAACTCGTTCGAATCGAGCGCCCAGGCTCGACGCCCCAATCTCGGAATACGCTTGGGGTTTCCATGAAGGCACCCCTCGATTGAAATGCCATCCTCGATCGATCTTCACGACCGAGgatcggttttaaccgtatacagatagccccctcgtttctcggaaggGAGATGACGAGGAACGATGTGATTTCCTTAAGGTTCGATCGAATCGACAATGACATTTCTATCGGCTTTGACTATGACGTGTGTGACAGCTGTCCCATCAATTTTGTTTTATCGAGGTGTTTAATGAGCGTCAGTCGGTGGTCGACCACCGCTAGACGAATCGCCGTGCCTTATAAATGATTTTCGCATACGATGTTTTCTGCTTTTGTGCTTTCTCTTTTCCAAATTCTTTCTGATCAGTTTCTCTTATTTCGTCGTTTTAGTGCCGTTTGTACCAGAGTTTTGGTGTCGCTTGTACCAGAGTTTTGGTGTCGCTCCCTCTTTCACCTTTCTTTATGATTTTTTCTTCCCGTATTGAtggcgaaaacttcaaaaatcgtaCCTCACAAGGAGAAAGCTTCCTCCCCACGGTTGTGCGACGATAAGGCGCCGACCAAGCCGTCCGTTCCAGATTATATTCCCGGCCCGTGTATTTTAAAGGTTGATTTTAAAGTGGAGAATCCTTCGTCCGTTCCGGGTTGGTGTAAGCACGTATCGATATATATGTGCTCTATAGCGGAGGTTAACCTCGAGGCCGTCAGGAAAGATTGCGGCTGGGGTTCTGAGGTTGTGATACAAATCCCCTCCTCCGATGAGAGCGTCACTACCTATGTGGAGGGATTTCTGAGTGTTTATACctaccccttcacgttgggcgCTGTCGATCCTGTGATTTTTGATTTCTGCaagagatatcaggtcaccctcggccaaattcatccttcctTATGGCGTATAGTCATCTTATTGCGTttcttctctatcaaagccggagggttggatttttctctgaGCCACCTTATacgactgtatcggcctcagatTTATCGTGGACTTATTAGGCTAtatcgtcgggcatcgaaggctttgatgtcgagcatcgatgaagataaggatcgaggctggatgggtcgATACGTTTGGGTGAGGACTCGTGATCTTATCCCGGAGGAAAAGATGTCGTTTCCTGAGATatggaatttcgaccgtaagtgatCCGTGTTTGCTTTTCGTGTCCTTTTCTGTGTTTGCTAATATTATTCTTCTGATGTTCAGCTgcaccttggatgccacaagctgtgcctgatctcgaggattgggttcgaaagttagcctcgacttcatCCTACGCCgagcgcgcttggcgtgatttgaggtGGTTAGAGCCGCTGAGCTGACGGCGGCCATGCCCATCGGGGTTGGTTCGAAAGACCTAGATCTCGATCGAAGTACTCCGAGTGATTTGCTCGGGGTAATGGCAATGGGCCATTCACCTTCCCTTCCATCTTTTTCTAAGGAGGCGTTGAAGGAGGCTCGAGAGCTGAAGGCTCCCGAAATCGGTGCTGGCTCAGGTGCAGCGGATCCTTTTAAGGATTGTTTTACTGGTGTTGATGATAGTTCTGATATTGGTGATGCCTCTCTTTTGTTAGAGGAAGCTCGGCGTTTTATTActcgggtaataattctttcGTACTTTTCCATACAGCTTTCGTTAGAGGAAGCTGCTCGTTTTGATAATAGTTTCTAACTGTGCAGGCCATCGGTAGGTTTCGAGTTGATCTTAGCCAGTGTGAGGCAGAACTCCGGAAGGTCCTAGGTGAGAGGGATGACCTTCGGCTTCTTTGTAGCAAGAGGGAGGAGGCTATCAAGGACCttcaagcggatttggctaaAGTCAGTGAAGAAAGGGTCGAGCTCGATCAGCAGGTGAGCCTtgttctgttaaagtatgggttCGACTCGACTGTGGAAGTTAACCATCCGTTGTCTTAGTTGCAGCAAAAGATCGAGAAGATCGGGCTACTTCGAGAGGAGGTCGATCAAATCCGGGCCGAATGCAACTAATGGAAGGAGACTATTGACCGCCTGGCAGCGGAGAAAGAAACCATCTTAACAAAGTTACTATCAGCCGACGTTCAGCTTTGAAACGTCAAGCAAAATGTGTTGGCTCAGACTAAGAAAATCGATAAGCTTGAGATGCGACTTGTTGAggctaaggcggaggttgagtcgtcgaaagtTTTGGCGGATAAGTCTATTGCTGTATACCGAGCTGATACTGAGGCCGCTCAGGTGGAGGCCCGGGAAGCGGCGAAGATTGCCGATGCTCGAGCTCATTGGGTTGACGAACTTGTTAAGTgtagatctcggagggagacactcgaggagattcatgctcgcaGTTTCGATCTTACTGAAGAGGTAAGAAAGGCAAAGGAGCTTGAAgcggaagctgaagccttggcttccgatgatgatgacgatgataacGATGATGGTAGCAAAAGCGGGTCCGAGGGTGGGGAAGACCTCGACCCAGAAGCTTAGAGTCTAATTCTCATTACCTGTAAATTAATTACGTAGGTAATTCTGTATATATATGATAAGGTTGATTTTGCTTCTAGAGTTGACGATGATtcgaatattatatatatatatatatatgacaaggTTGATTTTGCTTGTAGAGTTGACGATGATTCGAATATTAACGTAAACTCGTAGCTTTTCCAATATTTCAAATTCGGTTGGGTCTTTGTTCGAACTTGGCAGTCCGTAGGCTCAACGGTCGATTGAGTATTTCGAATATGATAtaggagtagcccgtaggcttaatgttcGAGTGAATATtccgaactcgagataatgtggtaacccgtaggcttaatattcgagtgattatttc
This window encodes:
- the LOC107785145 gene encoding uncharacterized protein LOC107785145, which encodes MRSRFRAFSQTGFSKMVRTANNYPVNTQAASEKMEKSIYTILTLNRWDSLNHMGYKMASLRPIHGKLALKFLSWFIKQPGLEFSHIIHMYGITTHILVRARMHDYVKSILRHLSDMGVTPSSVFESLMDTYRLCSSNPSVFDILIRVYVRKGTLKDALQIFHLMSSRAFKPSVYTCNMLLAAMGKQRNAECVWSFFKEMLAKRVCPNVGTFNILLQVLCAKGKVERASCFLAKMVESGYKPDVVTYNTLLNWYCKMGRYKTALELIDCMNSKGLEADVCTYNMFIDDLCRNNRSSKGYLVLRKMRKRLIVPNHITYNTLINGFVKEGKIDVAMKIFHEMLKLNLSPNCITFNALVDGHCRAGNLKEAQEMLNEMEARGLRPNEVSYGALLNGFCKHGILDSARNILKKMKLDGLSPNHIAYTMLIEGMCKMGSLGEVVHLLEEMFERGICLDVVAYSVLLNGFCKAGMLNAAMEILSKMYRFGVFPNDVVYSTLIYNFCKQQDPLKAIRIYAMMQKSGHSPSTFICNSLISSLCTCGRVREAEDFMRHMHEIGLVPSSSAFTSVIDCYASAGEGLKALSWFDEMINLGSQPSLYTYASLLKGICRGGNLTEALGFFDKLRGICWATGVVYNSLLAEICKLGHFHMALILIDEMVQKNVLPDSHTYTNLLAGLCGKDKLVAAILLLGRALNKGDPSSNRIMYTCIIDGLFKSGLPKVARYFYDEMTRNGLSPDTVALNVMMDGYIKHGQMDKVSSFISTMRQRNQMPSLATYNILLRGYSRPKNISECSKLYQSLRKKGFAPDKLTCHYVIRGLCESSMLDIGVKFMIKIIVGGTVADKFTFNMIISKYSERGEMKKALDLLTLMTTVGVSPDGDTYNSIFKGLKRTLDFENSRRLLHKMFVEGFIPIDRQYSNLITSMCKVGDVKGAFKVKDEMELLGVSSRNVAEGAIIRGLVHRGKMEEAMLVLECMLRVHLIPTVATFTTVMHGLCKSSKVSEALKLKATMDLHGAKADVIVYNVLITGLCAGGCIDHAFDLYEELKERGLCPNVTTFTVLVNAVCSANDLAKGESLLSDLQERGLAGEYSSTEALCEGLAVVSEKLNALRKKKKKRR